A window of Colletes latitarsis isolate SP2378_abdomen chromosome 11, iyColLati1, whole genome shotgun sequence genomic DNA:
atcgttctaaaaaaattatttttagttacgggggtccattacaatcgtttttggtcaatagacatgccctcgaaatcctaaccattttcgagaaaaaaattccttaccgaaaatataatttctggccagaaatgtctacccgaattttcatacgaatctttaaaacgtcataacttctgaacggattggacgattttaatgtttaaaaaagcaaactacgcgtattttgatggagaatatgtacaaattgcaaaaataaaaaccgacatatgcaaaatgcttattacatAAAATACACACATTTTATAAATCAGTAATTTATTAGTTATATTTAGTACAATtcgtaaatatatatttagtatATGAAGTTATTTACAATATCGATCTGCTTTCATTTTGCTTCTTCTGTCCAATAAAGTTTCATGCAAGTTTCCTTCTCGTTTTGCTTTTTCTAATTCAGTACGATCTGCTTTATTTATTCTTAACTTTTTGTCTTGAAACTTTTGGAACTTTCtcctaaaattttattattacattTTTCATTTATCGTGTATAATTGCAACTAATCTTTTTTATATATTAACTGTATCGCTTACACATAGTTCACTTCAACATCCTGCAGAGAACCCTGTTCTTCTTTTGGTACATCTTTATTTGGATCTTGGGCTTTCTGAGTTATACTTCTGATAGTACAAAATTCTGAAGGCCCAGCAGTCTTGGTTTGACAAACAATGTCATCTTCGTCTGTAAGAGAGACAAAGCAACTATTGCTATTTAAAATAGCAAGTTTATTATCCTGAAAATGGATCATAGAATGTTTAATCTTACATAGTAATATCTATCAGgttgtaatatacaaaaaaccaTTGGTTAAATATTCGTGGAAATACCTGGAAAATTGGTTCCCATTGTTCGATCATACCCACTGCATCGCTTCTTCCAACAACAACACCTTTTTTATCAACACCTAAGTACTTTCCATAACCAGATTTTAACGCAATCTTAGTTTCACCTATTGGAAATGCTGTCAAAATTTCTTCAGGAGAAGGTCCTTCTCCTTCGTCATGAGGTGCACCTAATGTAAATAGTCCATTATCCAAAGCTTTCATATAAGTATGATTTCCAAATTCAATTGCCACTGTTCCTGTAACCTCTGATACTTGCGTGGCTTTCCACCATCCACCTATAAATTCAATAAAATAAATGGAATGACTTGTACAAAATTATAGGTTATCACAAATAGTATCATACATAGAATGTACCATGAGTTAAAATATCTTTATCATCGGTAGCATTAACATGTTCCTTctcttgttttttcaattttcgttTCTTTGATCTATGAAACGTAAACGAAAGATTacgacacgaaaatcaagacaaACCGATTAGTTAAAAGGTTAACTTATTTTTACCTTATCTTTTCGCCTTTTAATATAAGTTTTCCAGTTCTGACTTTATCGTATTCTGACATTTTCACaatttttctattaatttatAAGCATCTACTATCAATTCTTTTGGGCTTCCTATTATTAACATAGAATTTAAAAGTGCTTCCTATATATCTGCTAATATGGATAGACGTATCtccattataataaatacaaattacttaaaaaataatgataGGAAAGTTCTCGTGCACAATATTTATACACAAATTCACATGACTAAGAAAGCAATAACAAGCCAACAAGCAGACGATAGAAACTATTTAGTTACATTTTGTTAGTAACTTTATATATTGCATACATTCCAAAGTTACTATAATGCATTAAATTACGGCTTACGCTAATAGagtaatttaaaaaacaatttgtTCTCATATTGTAATTAATATGGGGTTTTGAAATAGAACCACATTTCTTTGCTTCGTACTATATTGTAGGAGTAGCCCGTTATGAGGTTTTAAAGTGATCTAAAACGTTTCAATTTGTaatattcgtctaatttttctgTTTGTAGTACTTTCAATGTTCGCTTCTTTATATCAAAGAGAGCAGTATCGATTGGAGGTAGTTAGGCAATGTCCCTTAAAAGTTGCAGTTTGTAAGTTAATTCGATTGAAGTGAATCATCTTCGAAGTAGTCATAGAAACGTGACGGGAACTTTGCGCTCTGTTTATATCGCGGCAGGTAACTAACGCGATTGTTCTAGCGTGTTCACGAATCGTGACAGTTTGTTCGTACTTATTAAACTATGCTGATGCGTTAACGGCCTTGAATACGACCTTCGCAGAAAGTGGTTCCAATGGATCGAAAGTATCAGAGAGTCGAGATGGGAGCGGGAGCGTTTCACAATCCTCCAAGAGCCAAATACAGCGAGGAGACGAAGAGTTTAATAAAACGTGAGTTAAATTTGCAAATTTGTTTGCGTTACATGTCAATGTTTCGCTTAGTTCCAACTACCTTCAAAGGGAATAATCAATTGGAGCAGCatgcattttttattttagttttgATGGAAGAATCGAAGGTGAGCATGATGCAAAGGAAATCCATTCAAGAAGCAATCGATAGAGGGGACTCCTTGCCACTTCCCATGGAAAGATCGAGCGGGAAACTAAATAAGCATGATTGCGAGTATCAAGTAAGATTTTTAGAGCAAATAGAAAACAGTATTAATGAAGTTATTGATGGAAAGTGACTTCATTATTTTGGTGATTATTATTTTCGTAATTAATGGTTTTCCGTAGGTCATGATGCCTACTGTTTGGAAAAGACGGACCAAAGATATGATCGTTAAAAGCGGCGCGTATGAGAGAGAACAGTATAGGAGAACATTTCCTTTACGTAAGATCATatacttttatttgttttaacGATACCGAATTAATTATTTCCATAGTTAAGCACAGTTCTATTAGTACACTTGGCCGAAATGACGTCAATGTTTGGATTATTCTAACTTCGTGAAAAAAGAAGTCTTACAATAGTTGTTCTGGGGTTATTTTgggtaaataaaataattttaacgatTATCTTTCTCGTTAAAAATTCAGTTAACAAGGAGAAACAGAAACATCATTTAGCATGTATAATGGCATATGGGAAAGATATGCCAGAAACACCTCATGGGCCAAAGGTTCTCCACAAAGTGAAACGAGAATCACACTTGCCTGATAATATTGATCCTGTTGATGATCGTAAGTAgacaaaataaatttctatttatattaGACGTCTATAGCAAACGCGTTTTTTCAGTGGTACGAGGGATTCAAGAAAGAATGGAATTTTTAAGCGATATGAAATGCTTAGGGATGGAAAAGAAATATCGTCCTATTATACAACAAGAAATAGCGCATAAATTACGTCTACTTGAATCACTAGATAAACAAAAGACTAAAGAAATTCGAAAAGAGATGAAGAGTCTTGAAAAACCGTTACCAAAACCACTCTCCATTGAGCAATTGGATGAAAATTAATGTCGTTCATTGATTGCATTTCGCTTTATCTATCTAATTGATATATTTTATACGgattacaaaatatattatacaatattttgAATTATTCTTAATAAAATAACTAACTAAAATAATAGTGTTCTTAAATACAAACACACactctggtgttaaaacgcccaagtttgtcgtggaatagttcgtatcgtccacgctagatggatttcacgacaagcttgggctttttagcaccagagggctcgaggtcgataaataaacgccatctagcgttgaaggtaacgaactattccacgacaaacttgggcgttttagcaccagggggttcgaggtcgataaataagcgccatctagcgttgaaggtaacgaactattccacgacaaacttgggcgttttagcaccagggggttcgaggtcgataaataagcgccatctagcgttgccggtaacaaactattccacgccaaacttgggcgttttactaGCTGAGCATTCGAGGTGTGTGTCAGAGATGCCAGCCAGACACCGAAGGTACTCTcttacactatgtcagatcacgcgtacgtaagCTCGTGGAGCTtcagaaacccgacaaaggcaaaatgacgcatgcccccTTTCTCGATTCTATGaagttgcccaaagtaagttcggaccgtctcgtgggagtcgagagacaaaggctcacacttcccttctcgctcttgaacaactaatatccgacctcccgtcaacaggtctccactggcctctgctgaccgctgctgaccacttctggaatttctaacaacgtataacgattacgactggctactgttagtctctcccagcctctgctgaccgctgctgaccactcctggaatttctgacaacgtataacgattactacatgctactgttcgcccctgctgatctctgcttgccactgcatgcctccgttcgtctctgctgaccgctgctgaccacctctgatgcttctgacaacatataacgcttactacttgctactattcgcccctggtgatctctgcttcccactgctggcctctgctgaccaccgcttatatttctgacaacgtataacgattactactgatttctgcctgcctccgctggactctgctgaccgctactgaccactctcgatacttctgacaacgtataatgattacaacttgctactgcgtgcccctgctggactctacttacctctgcatgcctctgctggcctccgttggcctctgctgaccgctgttgaccactgctgaccaccgcttatatatctggcaacgtacaacgattactactggctactgccagcctctgctgacctctgccagcatctcccgacctaagctggcctctgccaacatctcccgacgtcagctgaccatcgctgaccactgctgaccgttgctgacaacgtgtaacatgatgtaatataatataatatgtttatatgtattaaagttttgtataatgtaaatctatgacaataaataatataatttcaaagtattcaatgtgttctcatcattttttaccgtccttttccactccaaatcattctcctacctataagatgcgtaccaccttcttcgcaagttcaccagaattttagaaatgttccagggactttggaaatccgaatttgaccttgaccttggcccagtttcgaaagtgggtcaaggccattcgaatcttagaaaaattccgggcagtttgagaatccggatttggccttgacccactttcgaaattgggtcaaggccattcgaatcttagaaaatttccgggcgctttgagaatccggatttggccttgacccaatttcgaaagtgggtcaaggccattcgaaatttcagaaatcttccggccgacttggaaatccggatggccttgacccaatttcgaaagtaggtcaaggccattcgaaattttagaaaaattccgggcgctttgggaatcaggatttggccttgacccagtttcgaaagtgggtcaaggtcaccggcatttcagaaaacgctccgggcactttggaattccagttttaagtagagaaacggtttcttataactaagggaataatggggagaggaaaagaaaggtaaaagtgatgagaacacatagaattctttgaaattatatcatttattgtcatagatttacattatacaaagttttaatacatgtgcatcatgttagaagttgttaacaaaggtcagcgtggtcagcaggggccagcagaggtcaacagagggatgcagaggcatgcagagactagcaggggcaagcagtagcaagttgtaatcgttatacgttgccagaagcatcaggggtggtcagcagaggtcagcagaggctgggagaggctgacagtagccagtcgtaatcgttatacgttgccagaagcatcaggggtggtcagcagaggtcagcagaggctgggagaggctgacagtagctagtcgtaatcgttatacgttgtcagaaatgccaggagtggtcagcagcggtcagcagaggctgggagagactaacagtagccagtcgtaatcgttgtacgttgccagaaatataagcggtggtcagcagaggccagcagtggcaagcagagatcaccaggggtgaatagtagcaagtagtaagcgttatatgttgtcagaagcatcagaagtggtcagcagcggtcagtagagacgagcagaggcatgcagtggcaagcagagatcagcaggggcgaccagtagcatgtagtaattgttatacgatgtcagaagcatcaggggtggtcagcagtgttcagcagaggccagcaaaggcatgcacaggcaagcagaaagctgcaaaggcaagcagagacttgtaggggcatgcagtagtaagtattaatcgttatacattatcagaaatacctgcagtggtcagtagcgttcggcagaggccaggaaagatcagcagagacaagcactcgctgacagagatcagcaaagaccaacagaggttagcagaagtcagtagtaatcgttataggttgtcagaaatataagcgatggtcagcagggtccagcagaggcaagcagtaatcaggagcagtcagtaacagtcgctgtatagtGTCGaatgttgtcgggagttctgtactttcgtcagtactggtcatcagaggtcatcagaggcaaatagaaacctggagtaatttgcagagttcagtaatgaattctaggaaaggcaagtaaaaatacctgggcagtcgagattccgaatcgtatgccgtagacgggaggtcggatttcagttgttaagagcgagaaggcaaatgtgagccttcctctctcgactcccatgaggcggtccgaaattactttgggcagcttcggaataatcgagaaagtagacatgtgtcagtttgtcattgtcaactttccgaaactctacgagctcacgtacgcgtggtctggtatgtgtgagtagggcaccgggtgctgaatctggcatctctgggtgTAGTGTctattaaaataatgatcgtgaaGGCATCCATGGAAACTCGCTGGAATTAAGAATTTGCAAGTTACTGTTAGCTCAGAAGATTCATATATATATTTCACTTGCTTGTActttgatatttatttatttattcattaaaaCGAAAGGATTGGCAGTCTGTCACAAGCTCTCAATGTACAAGCATATATGCATTCGttgttaataaaatgtttaattaacGTTTCTATTGAATTTGGTACAAAGTCTGTCatagaggtcggtaaataagcgccatgtagcgttgaaggtaacgaattattccacgacaaacttggacgttttagcaccagggggtttgatgtTGAAAAATAAGCGACATCTAGCGTTAAAGGTAactaactattccacgacaaacttgggcgttttagcaccagggggttcgaggtcgataaataagtgccatctatcgttgaagataacgaactattcgacgacaaacttgggcgttttgccatccggatttccaaagtgctcGGAACATTTTCAAAATGCTGCCGGCCTTGCGTAGACGTGGCATGTATCTATTATTATCTATATGTATCCGTTACTTATCACGAGgacagaaatttttgttttacagataatcttcaaaaatatttctaattttttctTCCAAAATTGTTATCACAGTTAAACAAATAAATCAAGGAAAGTAATACTTTTAGGATACGCAATTTAATTAAGTTTATATTACGAAAGTATCTGGTTATTAATCCTATAAAAATGAAGACTTAGTTATATCTGAGAATATTCTTTCTCTCATTACCCgcataattttcatttatttcaaaGACGATCGAAGAAATGATCGTTTGAATTCTTCTAATatcttttatttcatttttcttaatataatttacaaactTGCTTAACTCTCCTATGTATCTAAAAATATAGATGCTCGTGCAAGACGTAAACTGATAACGTAGAAAATAACAGGACACTTGAATCGTCCGCGTATTTTGTAATTGTTCCCGCGGACGGAATTCGTTGTACATAGTATATTGTACATTTCCATATTTCACTATACATTAGGTATTGTTTAAAAATagtacaaaatattttaattccttTGTCTTCCACACTAACTACGTTTCGCTCGATCTCTTTCTcgcgctcatacattcacactttctcgcGCACAGGGAATGTCATTCCTACATTAACGTGTATTTCGAAATTAAAAACTGCAACGTCGTTATAGCTCTCGATTTATTTTCCAGTCGATCATTTTatgagaattttaattttgccTCGCACCGATTTTCCAAATCTGCTGCTTCTCGACGATCGAAAACtcctttcatttttttaaacatcatgACTCCAATCGAGTAACCCTTTAAATGGTTGGCGCAACTATCGAACTACTCTCAATAATCGTAAGCTTTAAACTGCGAATAATTTTGAATCCTTCGAAAGTACAAACACaagttaaattatataaattggaGTTGTAAAAAGCTGAAAGAAAATTTTAGTGTAATAAAAACTATGTTGCATATTTCAGGCCACAACGACACACGACATCCATTACATATCATTAGTATTCGgttttctttaaataaataatttttcatactATAACTATGCTTGGCAACCTTTTACCATTTTTCCTCCACTTCTTACACGACGAAGAGGGGAAAAACGATCCTAATTTACACAATTCACGTTGTCGTAATACATTTATATACAGAAACCATTTCTGCTACTTAATCGTAAgtcagaattaaaaaattaatggcTACAAGATTATATTATATTGGAAACATGAACGTCGTGACTTCCATATTTACAGTTACAAGTACATAAATAATTGCGTTTGGTCGCACCTTCGGAGGATTTACGATTATTTGCAGTTTAACCTTACTTCGTACAGTGGTCGAAAGTCAGTGGTTTTTACCAAATTCCATTTCTAAATAACGAGTACAAACTCTAGATCCATTTATAAACTGTTCTCTCCCTGTTTTAGAGCTCCaggttaaccccttaacgtccatgcccgagtttaactgctttgaaaaacgatgtttgtttaatctaacggtttaagggatgataatatttgttttctttcaaattataagtcagatacaacattgtaattaacaaaaaccgcatttttagaaacaaatccaataaagaaaaccgaTCATTCTTAGTTAACCCGAGAAATatcagcgttaaggggttaaaatagTTTACAatcgaattaaaaattcccattcgttataaaaaaaaatttttttatccaAGACAAAATGTTCGATCATGGTTTAGATAATACGACTGCGGACGTTTATGCATTTCTGGgagattttaattctcaaaaaactacaggaTGCACTTGATGCGCAAATTATTACGTTTAGTGGCTGAGACGACCGTCTGAAAagtgaaaaaattctttttatcgAAGACAAAATGTTCGATCATGGTTTAGATAATACGACTGCGGACGTGTATGCATTTCTGAGAGATTTTTATTCTCAGAAAACTACAGGATGCACTTGATACGCAAATTATTACGTTTAGGGGCTGAGACGACCGTCTGAAAagtgaaaaaattctttttatcgAAGACAAAATGTTCGATCATGGTTTAGATAATACGACTGCGGACGTGTATGCATTTTTGGGAGATTTTAATTCTCAGAAAACTACAGGATGCTCTTGATACGCAAATTATTACGTTTAGGGGCTGAGACGACCGTCTGAaaagtgaaaaaatttttttatcgaagaCAAAATGTTCGATTATGGTTTAGATAATACGACTGCGGATATGCATTTCTGGGTGATTTTAATTCTTAGAAAACTACAGGATGCACTTGATACGCAAATTATTACGTTTAGGGGCTGAGATGGCCGTCTGAAAagtgaaaaaattctttttatcgAAGACAAAATGTTCGATCATGGTTTAGATAATACGACTGCGGATATGCATTTGTGGGAGATTTTAATTCTTAGAAAACTACAGGATGCACTTGATACGCAAATTATTACGTTTAGGGGCTGAGACGACCGTCTGAGAAGCTTCCGTTTCGTTAGTTCTGTTAATAAAAATCCGAATGTCGCCGAGAAAAATATGTGAATGCGCTTCCATTGAAAGGGTTTGGGCTTCGAGCAGCGTAAAACGAGAGGAGTCCGACTCACGAATTCCACAGACCTTTCCCCCCCTCTTCTGGTTGAAATCCGTTCGAAAGGAAACGCGTTTCGTGCGGTAGTAAAATCGAGCGAGGATCCTTGCGGTTGGACGGTGGATCCCGTGGGTCACAAAAGGACTCGTAATGATCCTCCACGGCTGGAACGGGAGAAGAAAAAGAGAGGCGTTTTGGTCTAGGGTCGGGGATATATTTTTAGAAGGGAGCAGGTACCCCCAAAACCAAGTAGCTTCGACATCCTATTGCACCTGTCACCCGTGGCAACGGTGGCACAGGTTGCCCCCGTGGCCACGAAATTTGCATTACCCCCTCCTCTCGAAATATCCTGGACAAAGAAGGCGTTCACTGTGGACCgttccttgtttttttttttccattttctctcttttcttttcttttttcctttCATTCGACTCCCTTTCTCTCGCCGTGGGAGCTCCTCGTAAAAATCGTTCCTCCGTTACGAACTTTGCGCGTCATCGTGAGCATCTTTTTGTCGCTACCAAGGCACATTTGAGGCGTTTGTCTGGATTATCATTGTTCCGTAAACGCAACGTCCAAGATTCCCCCCCTCGACTAAAGGAAGGACGTTAATCTACTTTCGCGGGATCGTGGATCGAGcactttttcttcttttctttttcaataataatttataCCCATTTCATGCTCGAGCTTCTTGCTCATCGGAGCATCGAAATTTTTAAACGCGAAAGAAAGCTCTCGCGAACGTTATAAACGTACTGTTCGTTTTTTAAAAGAATATTCGACTGTTCGAATTTGAGCGGCGCAACAAACGCGTAGCGAGTAAATAgcgttattatacagggtgttcggtcacccctgggaaaaattttaatgggagattccagagaccaaagcagacgaaaataaagaacataaatttcttgactgaggcttcgttagtaagttagtaagttattaaaaaattaaattaaaaaatttcaaatcattctgaaaaaattatttttggttgcggaggtcaattacaattatttttggtgaatagacatacacccgaaatcctacccagttttgagaaaaaaattcgagaaggtgtgaaatttttcgacaaaattaaaaagttttaaatctttctggaaaaattattttcagttgtggaggtggattacaatcatttttgatgaatagacatacccccgaaatcctacacagtttcgagaaaaaaattcgagaaggagcctaaatttttcgacgaaaaagaaaaatttcaaatcattctaaaaaaattatttttagtttcaggggtccattgcaagcatttttggtcaatagacatacccccgaaatcctactcagtttcgagaaaaaaattcct
This region includes:
- the Frg1 gene encoding FSHD region gene 1 produces the protein MSEYDKVRTGKLILKGEKIRSKKRKLKKQEKEHVNATDDKDILTHGGWWKATQVSEVTGTVAIEFGNHTYMKALDNGLFTLGAPHDEGEGPSPEEILTAFPIGETKIALKSGYGKYLGVDKKGVVVGRSDAVGMIEQWEPIFQDNKLAILNSNSCFVSLTDEDDIVCQTKTAGPSEFCTIRSITQKAQDPNKDVPKEEQGSLQDVEVNYVRKFQKFQDKKLRINKADRTELEKAKREGNLHETLLDRRSKMKADRYCK
- the LOC143347481 gene encoding UPF0193 protein EVG1, encoding MDRKYQRVEMGAGAFHNPPRAKYSEETKSLIKLLMEESKVSMMQRKSIQEAIDRGDSLPLPMERSSGKLNKHDCEYQVMMPTVWKRRTKDMIVKSGAYEREQYRRTFPLLNKEKQKHHLACIMAYGKDMPETPHGPKVLHKVKRESHLPDNIDPVDDLVRGIQERMEFLSDMKCLGMEKKYRPIIQQEIAHKLRLLESLDKQKTKEIRKEMKSLEKPLPKPLSIEQLDEN